A genome region from Geminicoccus roseus DSM 18922 includes the following:
- a CDS encoding NAD(P)/FAD-dependent oxidoreductase, protein MTEQPPRVLVVGAGFAGISCVQALAGKPLRITLVDHRNYHLFQPLLYQVATAALSPAEIAWPIRGILSRQANVEVQLGEVTGVDHEARQVLLQDGRRLPYDRLVLATGVRHAYFGHDQWEEVAPGLKTIADATRIRERILTALEAAEIEPDPARRSRLLTFVVVGGGPTGVEMAGAIAELSRHALARDFRRIGPDDARVVLVEGGERVLSTFAPDLSEATRQALVRLGVEVRLGQNVTECDPDGVIVAGERIWAASVVWAAGVRASPAAAWLSVPADRAGRVLVEPDLSVPGRPGVFVVGDAASLTSEGRPVPGIAPAAKQMGRHAARKIASELAGGADPGPFRYRHAGDLATIGRRAAVVDFGRLRLSGYPAWVLWGVAHIYFLISWRNRLVVAVNWLWSYLTYQNGARLIVGAVDPAPTPAPSSPATTDSCNPNS, encoded by the coding sequence ATGACCGAGCAGCCACCGCGGGTCCTGGTGGTCGGCGCCGGGTTCGCCGGGATCAGCTGCGTGCAGGCCCTGGCGGGCAAGCCGCTCCGGATCACCCTGGTCGACCACCGCAACTACCATCTGTTCCAGCCGCTGCTCTACCAAGTGGCCACCGCCGCCCTCTCGCCGGCCGAGATCGCCTGGCCGATCCGCGGCATCCTGAGCCGCCAGGCCAATGTCGAGGTGCAGCTGGGCGAGGTCACCGGCGTCGACCACGAGGCGAGGCAGGTGCTGCTCCAGGACGGGCGCCGGCTGCCCTATGACCGGCTCGTGCTCGCCACCGGGGTGCGCCACGCCTATTTCGGCCATGATCAGTGGGAGGAGGTGGCGCCCGGGCTGAAGACCATCGCCGACGCCACCCGCATCCGCGAGCGCATCCTCACCGCCCTGGAGGCGGCGGAGATCGAGCCGGATCCGGCCAGGCGCAGCCGCCTGCTCACCTTCGTGGTGGTCGGCGGCGGGCCGACCGGAGTCGAGATGGCCGGCGCGATCGCGGAGCTGTCCCGGCATGCACTGGCCCGCGACTTCCGGCGGATCGGCCCGGACGACGCCCGGGTGGTCCTGGTCGAGGGCGGCGAGCGGGTTCTCTCTACCTTCGCGCCGGACCTTTCGGAAGCGACCCGGCAGGCCCTGGTCCGGCTGGGGGTCGAGGTCCGTCTTGGCCAGAACGTCACCGAGTGCGACCCCGACGGGGTGATCGTCGCCGGCGAGCGGATCTGGGCGGCGTCGGTGGTGTGGGCCGCCGGCGTGCGCGCCTCGCCGGCCGCTGCTTGGCTGTCGGTGCCGGCCGACCGGGCCGGCCGGGTGCTGGTCGAGCCGGACCTGTCGGTGCCGGGCCGGCCGGGCGTGTTCGTGGTCGGCGACGCGGCCTCCCTGACCAGCGAGGGCCGGCCGGTGCCGGGCATCGCTCCGGCGGCCAAGCAGATGGGCCGGCATGCCGCCCGGAAAATCGCCTCAGAACTGGCCGGCGGCGCCGATCCCGGCCCATTCCGTTATCGCCATGCCGGCGACCTGGCCACCATCGGCCGCCGCGCCGCAGTGGTCGATTTCGGCCGGCTGCGCCTGAGCGGCTATCCCGCCTGGGTCCTTTGGGGCGTCGCCCACATCTATTTCCTGATCAGCTGGCGCAACCGCCTGGTGGTCGCGGTGAACTGGCTGTGGAGCTACCTGACCTACCAGAACGGCGCCCGGCTGATCGTCGGCGCCGTGGACCCGGCGCCGACGCCGGCTCCATCCTCGCCCGCCACCACCGATTCCTGTAACCCGAACTCGTAG
- a CDS encoding tetratricopeptide repeat protein, with translation MATDRYAGEHGSSCPTAIEAFEQAVAAVAAHRPDAADALAASLQADPDMIAAHAVSGFGAVMLARRECIAAGAAQLAAAKAAALRRPATPFEQALLDALELAVAGRLAAAVAVLDEALEREPRSLLLAKLSHGLRFLGGDLAGMAQATGGLLRHWHVDVPGYGFLLGCHAFALEENGAYDEAERTGRRAVLLEPRDAWGMHAVAHVYEMRGRVSAGIGWLVNARPNWQGCHNFRFHMAWHLALFLLEEGRTDEVLSLYDEAVRPVFTDDFRDIANASSLLWRLHQEGVAVGDRWDELAEIARRRRHETILVFASLHQLLALVATGDQAGADELIDALAEEAASGSGDQAAVAGRVGLPMARLIAGRPAGTSPGFLLDVAERLPDMGGSNAQRDVFMRTLVDHAASSGDARLLRRLLDLRHQIRHVDRFATEVMPARASRRSSLLV, from the coding sequence TTGGCGACCGATCGATACGCCGGAGAACATGGCTCGTCCTGCCCGACCGCGATCGAGGCGTTCGAGCAGGCGGTGGCGGCGGTGGCGGCCCACCGCCCCGATGCCGCCGACGCCCTGGCGGCCAGCCTGCAGGCGGATCCCGACATGATCGCGGCCCATGCCGTGAGCGGGTTTGGCGCAGTCATGCTGGCGCGCCGCGAATGCATCGCGGCCGGCGCCGCGCAGCTCGCCGCTGCCAAAGCAGCCGCCCTCCGGCGGCCGGCCACCCCGTTCGAGCAGGCCCTGCTGGACGCGCTGGAGCTGGCGGTGGCCGGCAGGCTCGCCGCGGCGGTTGCCGTCCTGGACGAAGCCCTGGAGCGGGAGCCGCGCTCCCTGCTCCTAGCCAAGCTGTCCCACGGCCTGCGCTTTCTGGGCGGCGACCTTGCCGGCATGGCGCAGGCAACCGGGGGGCTCTTGCGCCACTGGCATGTCGACGTGCCCGGCTACGGCTTCCTGCTCGGCTGCCATGCCTTCGCGCTGGAAGAGAACGGCGCCTATGACGAGGCCGAGCGCACCGGCCGGCGCGCGGTCCTGCTCGAGCCGCGCGACGCCTGGGGCATGCATGCGGTGGCGCATGTCTATGAGATGCGCGGCCGGGTGTCGGCCGGGATCGGCTGGCTGGTCAACGCCCGACCCAACTGGCAGGGCTGCCACAATTTCCGCTTCCACATGGCCTGGCACCTGGCGCTGTTCCTCCTGGAGGAGGGCCGGACCGACGAGGTGCTGTCGCTCTACGACGAGGCGGTGCGGCCGGTGTTCACCGACGACTTCCGCGACATCGCCAATGCCAGCTCGCTGCTCTGGCGCCTGCACCAGGAAGGCGTGGCGGTGGGCGACCGCTGGGACGAGCTGGCCGAGATCGCGCGCCGCCGCCGCCACGAGACCATCCTGGTGTTCGCCAGCCTGCACCAGCTGCTGGCCCTGGTGGCCACCGGCGACCAGGCCGGCGCGGACGAGCTGATCGACGCCCTGGCCGAGGAGGCGGCCTCGGGGAGCGGCGACCAGGCGGCGGTGGCCGGGCGGGTCGGCCTGCCGATGGCCCGGCTGATCGCCGGCCGGCCCGCCGGGACCAGCCCCGGCTTCTTGCTCGACGTTGCCGAGCGGCTGCCCGACATGGGCGGCAGCAACGCCCAGCGCGACGTGTTCATGCGCACCCTGGTCGACCATGCCGCCAGCTCGGGCGACGCCCGGCTGCTCCGCCGCCTGCTCGACCTGCGCCACCAGATCCGCCACGTCGACCGGTTCGCCACCGAGGTCATGCCTGCCCGGGCGAGCCGGCGCTCCTCGCTCCTCGTCTGA